The Coccidioides posadasii str. Silveira chromosome 2, complete sequence genomic interval AATCAATAACTTGAATCCAGTGCCACGTCTTTGACACTCACGCAAAAGCCGATGATCTGCCCAAATGCTGCCATCGAGATTTCCCTCTGGCAGTACAGACGTCTCATAACAGCGAGTGTACCACCAGCGTCCAACTTTGGCAACCATCTTGGCGATATCTTCATCATTTGCAGCCGATGGCGATGGATCTGATAGAAGATCGCCAAGAGAGACATTGACATCGTCTGAAGGAGGTCTTATACGGCTTTGACTTTCCGATATTGTAGACGCTGAACGAGGCGGAAGCGAGTCGTTAGGGGTATCCATGCTGTTAGGAGCTGTTGAGCGGCTAGAATTCGATGTATCCGAGGATTTCATTATTGTACCTGCAACAGGAACCACAACTGTGCAACGGTTGAGGTTCTGAAATCCTCGTTTTCCAAGCAGCCGCTGAATATTGTCACTAGCTAGCTTGAGACTGACGCTAGAATCGGCGGAAAACATACGCTCCTTAAGATTTCGGACTGCCTTTCGAGTTCGACTTCCCATATTGACCATGTCCAGGTCTAGGATGCTCATCTCTAAGTAACCACCAGTGCGAAGAACGCGCTTGCACTCAAAAATTGCATTTTTCAACCCAACTTCCGAGCACGCCCCCGGAAAGCGCAATATTGCAACAGTGAAAAATCCTTTAGGAAAAGGGAACGGATTTTCAAAATTGGCGTGGTGAACAGAGCGATGGTTGGCCGGAGGATCCCAAGCAGCGggattgctgctggttggaCCACAAGGCAGAACACTAAGATTGTAAACCGTGGCTTTTGGGTAAGTTAAGGAACAGTAAAAAGACCAATCATCGTTACCAAGGCCATCAATGACAAGGATGCGAGACTGGTCCTCAGTCCGGACGTGATTCTGTGCAGGACTGAAAAGCACCCGACCAAATGATAACCAGCGACTAGTCATCAAGGATCCCGAACGCAAGTTTGCTTGTGCAAGAGCACCAAGTCGTTCACGCTCCGTGAGATCTAGGAGAGCAGCGTTCTTCCGACGATCAAGCTCTTTTGTTTGCGCTTTATCGCCCCCCGAGGCTTGAACACATTTGGAAGCTCCGAGAGGTGGAACATCCAGTATTGCCGAATCAATGACGCTCTTATCGCTTTCAGCATAGTCAGAATACAATTCGCCGAGAGAAACAGGGGTGGACGGAGCAATGGAGGACGAGTGCAATCCCGAGAGTATCATGGAGCGGCTTAGGTGCACAGAGGTTTGTGTGCTTGCTGAAGAACAGTCTGACTGATATGACAACCTCGAATTCATTGTGGCCGCGTTCAAGCCTGCCTGAAGTGCTTTACTCGCTCGTGTGGCCATCCTGAAAGAATTTCGAGGGGAATAAATGCCTTTCACCTCTTGCGGAGGAGAAATCAGAACTTTATCGATGAAATCGTCATATTCGTCCCAGACTTCATCTTCTGTTAACTTAGATCCCGGGATAGGCATGATGGCGGTTATGGCCTTGAGGCTTTTGAGGCTTTCAGTACTAGTTTCGGAAATTTCAGAATTTTTTCTCGGGGAGAGAACCAAAAATTCAGGGTAGGTGGTAGGTAAGCCCTGTGAATATCCGATGCcgggaagagaagagaactTGGAAGTGTCTAGTGTTTCACACACTGCTGGCTGTGGAACTGGGGCTGGCATAGAAGAGAATGACATATTGTGATGAGGCGTACTAGGCTTGACATCTGACCTTGCTGCGATCGACGGCATATCGGCTCGACTAAACGGACGAGAAAACGACTGCGGCGGAGGCTTATGTTGCCTGTTTCCTCTAGGTACCACTGCAGGTATTCTGCCCACCGATTTGAGGCGTGTTGACCCACTCGATTTGGGCATTGTTTCTGGCATAACAGTGGATACATCCTTGTCAAAAAATACCCTGGGCGATGATGGACGTCTATCAGATGTATATTCGGTCAGGCCGACAGGCGGTGCAGGAAGTAAGACCGATTGTTGCCTTTTGAGATCCATTTTAGCTGAAATATTATGAAATTCCTCCTCTGATTGCGGAGATTCTTCTATATGgttaagaatattctcaaGAGCATCTGATTCGACGGAGTCACTATCCAGAAGGGCATAATGAGGCACTGTCCGTGAAGCGGGAATATTGGACACCGACACTGGAATTTTTGTAATAGATGCAAGATCGGTTTCAGTAAAATGGTCCTTTCGGCGTAGCTGATGGCTTCTCTGGAAAAAATTCCACTTTCCAGGCTTTTGCAGTTTCTTCAGCACCTTGATGTCCTTCCCTTCGTCTTCTTTTGCCAAAGAAGATACATCAGGTTGTGACATCGACGAGCGATGAGCGTTGGGAACGTCAATGGGTGGTGCTAACCTCGAAACTTCCGGAGGAATGGATAGAGGCTCATTAGTATTACCCTTACTGAAAAAGCTACGTTTGCGAAATGAGAGGCGTTTTTCGGTGGTCGACTTCGAATTATAGTCACCTTGCGCCGTAGAAAGAGATGTGGTCGATATAGCACTCATGGGCTCCGGGGAATGGACCAAGCGTCCGGTCGAGGAAAGGAGAGACTCTGGAAACTGACCATAAAACTTCGTAGATTGTCGAGGTGTGCTTGAACTTGCAGTTGACGCGACACTTAATACACCAATGCTCTGTTCACTGCGGGTTCGAGTCAAGTTCGCACAATCCATTCCACCACCTGTGATTATTACCGGTTCCAAGCGATCCAACAGGAAGTCGTCAATATCAGCATGTGTTCGACTGGCGATACCCAAGGAGCCATTGGTGCTTGTAGAACCGGCGCGGCTCGCATTGCTTCCTATGCTGGTCCTTCGTCCACGCTGAGCATATCTCCCATACCCTTCGTGTCCAGTACCAGCGGCAGGTCCCCTGCGGGCTTGCCTGTCCGCCTGTTCTAACCGAGATGTCTCAGGGGACGCCCTCGACTTCtttgaaaagaaaccaaaacGTCTCCCTCCACTATCAGTGGCCTCCGCTTTGACGTCCTTTTCCTTGGGCTCTTTGACAAGGACTGACCTTTTCCTTGAGACCGAGCGGCTCGAATGCCTAGGAGTAGGGGAACGAGAATCAGTCCTATCAAATGTATTAGGTGAAGGAGAAAGGTGGGGGATCCGAGACGAGGTTTTTGGTTGCAAGGAGTCGGTTGACATATCTCGAGACACTGCGTTTCCTACTGCTTTAAATCGAAAACCGCCCTCCGCAGAATCTTGGCGCTTGTGTCCAGCCAGCTTCGATGAGGAAAGGTTGCTGTGAATAACCGGAGAGGATTGGAGTCCTAGGCCCTCGGTACCTGTGCGTGTAGGTCTCGCTGGAGGTTTGGATGGAGGTATACGAACATCCTCGACTTTGCTAAccttctgaagatatttatTCCGCGCTTCAGCGTTCATATTCTCTTGTCTATAGGTTGCAACATCCACCTTACTATATGGTTTCGGTACCGGTCCCTTAGAGGCGGGCGTCGGAGATGGCGAAGGGCAACGCAGTGCTTCAGTTTTCACCTTATTTGCCGGTTGAAGATGGTGTTTTGTTGGGAGTTTCGACCCTGTTATTTGAGCTGGTTCCGTTTGGGCTCGTTGAGGAGATTTTGGAAAAGAGGGGGCATCTTTCGTCGCGCCCGGATAAGATGCGCCAGACACATGGTAAGGAGTGGGATGGACACGGAATAGCGATGGACTGGGTTGTCTTAGACGAGATCCAATCTTGGAGGGGTGGGTGAGTCCAGGTGAGTAGGAGGATAATGACGTGGGGGTGGATGTCCTGCTACTCCAAGGCCCCGGTGAGTCTGAACATCTGGTTGAAGGGCTGCTAGTGAAGTTGGAAGTTGGAGGGGGAAGGTGTAAAGGCCCTATACTCGTTGAAAGACCGGAAAACTCAGGAATAACAGGAGGATTGGTATCGATTCGGGTTTCAACAGGTGTTACCGGGGGTTGCGTTTGTGCTTGTTGTATGTGTGTCTTGGTCGATGATTTCGAAAATCCCTCTGTATTTCCTTTTTCGATACCCGGTAAACGTTTCAGAGAAGGCAATCGTGACTTACTCCGCTCGACATACCGTTCAATCGACGGAGGCTTTCTTGATAGGGTTGGTTTCTGAGATACCGACGAAGTCAAAGCCGGAGAAGCCAATTGAGATTGCACCGTCACCTTGTTATTTGATGATGAATATGCTGTGCGCGGTAGCGGCGGAACATCTAGGACTAAAGTATGAGGCGGGCCGGTAGGCATTTTCGGGTCAACAGATTGCGCATTAAGCCCGGACTCTGCGCTTTCTGATGCACTAACACCCCTCCCGCTCTTGGAGTTTAAAGGCACGGCTTTGGGAATCTGCGTTCTCGGGGCTGCGGTGCCAGTATTAGATGCGGTTGGTATTCTCGAAAGCCGCGAGATTGAAAACTCCGCCGCAGGGTGTGCGCCCACTCGACTGGAGATGCGGGAGGACATGGTGTGAACTTTTCCGAGGACATCGGCGAGCTTTCTGCGTTCAGGGCTTTTTGAGAAGCAAGAGTATTAAAAAGACTCGAAAACATCACGACAGAAGAGTAAAGGACCGGCTAAAGGGGACATCCGGCTAGGGAATCAAAACAGGTGTGAGCTCATCATGAGGGTTTCGGAAATTGTGCCCCGTTTCTCCTGCTCACTTACCCTAGACaaatattatttttttttttttaaagaaaaaaaaatcaatcccttttctttttaaatataaaataagCCTGTGTAACCAGCCAGGAAAAGAATACAAACGGATATGTGCAAATGGAGACAGGAGGCAAGCTGGAGGGGAGCTGCACGGTTGAACAGAGTCACATAGTAAACTTCTCGAAGTAAGATGATCAACACCACAAAGCCAACCCTCAacaataataaaaaagaccaaaaaaaagagggggTGTGAAACGGATATGTAGTCAAAGAAAGCATAGAAAACCAGCAAACTTGCGGCAcagtaaaagaaaaagtgcGAAATTCGTAGAAGCAATCCGCCTGCTGCAGACGGTGACCTGCTTGCACAGGCGAACTTCGCCACACGGCGGGGCGCTGGGCAGAGAGCGTGTGGCTAAACCCGGCCGTGGCGGTGGTTATCTGGCGTTAGCATCTGTCGGAAGAAAGCGATACGGCCACGTCAACGGCCTTCTCATGCAGCCCGAGAGATTCTCAGCGTAGATATCCCTCGTGCAGCGCCGGGCAACAGTGGGAGCACGTAGAATGAAGAAGTAATCAAGTGCCATTTGTCCTCTTTTTTAGAGTCTCTCCGGACTCGGCTTGCTAAAGGGGTACGCATAGGGTGGGTATCCGTCCCGTCCGTCGCGCCTTTGACTGCGCTCTCAGTGGACGGAGAGGAACAGGCAATGACTGGAGGATCTGAGGACTGCTCGAATCATTCGTAGATGTATACCGATGGTTAGTATGAGGGACTAGGGGATTGGTGCCGCTAACAGGTTAGTCAACGGCCTTTGAGCCGTAAAGATTCGGCAGGGGAATGAGTTGCCGTTTCTGAGTCCGAGTCACGAGAAAATCTTCAGGGGAGGACCCAGTCGTGTAGACCTATGGTGCTTTGAGTCTTTTGAGTGGGTGAGTAGGGCCTGCAGGTTGCTCAACGGAGCGAGCTGAAAATCTGCCCTCAATGCGAGGGCTGGGCCCTCGATTAGCGGCAGCGTGGAAAGGGCTCCGGGCCTTGTGTTTGCCGCCGTCCAGCATCGGACTCAGGATTGGTCGCTGGCTTTGAGGTTGAGCAAGGGTGCCCACCACTTTCACCCAATGCCCGCGGCTCTGGAAAATTAGGGATCAAACCATACAGCAGGAGAGGTGACGTCCAACTCTCACTTCCAACGACACACCGCCGACGTTGGAAAGTCATGTGAGTGGCGATCACATCGCATCAAACTTGCCGTACTTGCCCTCATTCCAGATTTTTGTCCTCTCACCTCAAACTCGGCATTTCAATAGGCTAGAATCCGCTTGCCAAAGAACGAACTTCGCGACCAAAGGTGCTTCGGCTCAATCCTATAGACTTTGACAAAGCTGCACGCCCGAAGTCTGGCCACTCTTCAGTCTATAGTTAAACCTAACTTGGACGAAATTCTCCGCATCGTGCCGACCCGACGAAGTTAACCATGGAACGCCCGAAATGTTGACATACAGCATTACAAATCGAGCACGGGAAACTTGGGGCATCACGAACAATATTCAAGCTGGCGTGACAGACTTAGAGGAGGACTGCAAAAGGCCCATAGTGGGGCGCTCGTAAGTATGCAAATGGATCTTGTCTCAACCACTCAGACTCcagaagaggagaaaaggGCAGTGATTCGTAGATATAGGGTGGAACGCAGAACCCTTTGGCCAAGGCGTTTGTGATTTATATgaactccgtactccgtactccgtacggagtacaaggGTGATGGTTTTCGTATGTGGCAAATTTCAGAGCTTCGATTCTATGCAAGGAATCACTTGAAAATTGAAAGCCACCGTTATTTGATGGACTGTACTCAGTATATGTGAGTCGCCAGAACTGGTGAGCCGAGATGCTTTGTCAAACCAACTTGGAGATTCCTTAACATTAAAAGAAATTTATTATGTTTATCcactttttattttttattttccccCTTCTTTCGGTGTGAAAGCTTAACTGCCTAAACATTGACGACGATGATTTTTGTCTGTCACTTAACTAACTAACCAGATACACTTTCTGCCCAGTTAATGAGGAAAATACAAACTAtcgtctactccgtactctgtgCTGGACCTTACTCCCCTCATTGACATGTTGTGTATAGATAAGCTCATGTGGAGTGCATATGTGTTGATGATGGCGACTGAGCTGCCTTCAGCCTAGGCAGCCTTATCGCAGGAACAGCACGTCAATTCTGCACGTCTCAGCTGCCCTGGATCTGCACAACGACATAAACAGAGCTAAGGCATGCTTCGTGTGAATTATCTGAAGCTCTTCTCTTAACAGCAGAAATGGCATTGGCCTGTGATACAAAAACCAGCTGACCTGAATCGCGCCATACCCAGGGCTTCGGTATTTCCGTCGGAGCACGATCGACTAGATTTGAGATCTTCATACAATCTCCTGCGGACGTCTCAAGATAGGATATGGATCTATCTGGTATGACAAAGACGGAGCAGCGGCCAGCTCGTTGCGGGCAGGC includes:
- a CDS encoding uncharacterized protein (EggNog:ENOG410PFSK~COG:S~BUSCO:656at33183) — translated: MSSRISSRVGAHPAAEFSISRLSRIPTASNTGTAAPRTQIPKAVPLNSKSGRGVSASESAESGLNAQSVDPKMPTGPPHTLVLDVPPLPRTAYSSSNNKVTVQSQLASPALTSSVSQKPTLSRKPPSIERYVERSKSRLPSLKRLPGIEKGNTEGFSKSSTKTHIQQAQTQPPVTPVETRIDTNPPVIPEFSGLSTSIGPLHLPPPTSNFTSSPSTRCSDSPGPWSSRTSTPTSLSSYSPGLTHPSKIGSRLRQPSPSLFRVHPTPYHVSGASYPGATKDAPSFPKSPQRAQTEPAQITGSKLPTKHHLQPANKVKTEALRCPSPSPTPASKGPVPKPYSKVDVATYRQENMNAEARNKYLQKVSKVEDVRIPPSKPPARPTRTGTEGLGLQSSPVIHSNLSSSKLAGHKRQDSAEGGFRFKAVGNAVSRDMSTDSLQPKTSSRIPHLSPSPNTFDRTDSRSPTPRHSSRSVSRKRSVLVKEPKEKDVKAEATDSGGRRFGFFSKKSRASPETSRLEQADRQARRGPAAGTGHEGYGRYAQRGRRTSIGSNASRAGSTSTNGSLGIASRTHADIDDFLLDRLEPVIITGGGMDCANLTRTRSEQSIGVLSVASTASSSTPRQSTKFYGQFPESLLSSTGRLVHSPEPMSAISTTSLSTAQGDYNSKSTTEKRLSFRKRSFFSKGNTNEPLSIPPEVSRLAPPIDVPNAHRSSMSQPDVSSLAKEDEGKDIKVLKKLQKPGKWNFFQRSHQLRRKDHFTETDLASITKIPVSVSNIPASRTVPHYALLDSDSVESDALENILNHIEESPQSEEEFHNISAKMDLKRQQSVLLPAPPVGLTEYTSDRRPSSPRVFFDKDVSTVMPETMPKSSGSTRLKSVGRIPAVVPRGNRQHKPPPQSFSRPFSRADMPSIAARSDVKPSTPHHNMSFSSMPAPVPQPAVCETLDTSKFSSLPGIGYSQGLPTTYPEFLVLSPRKNSEISETSTESLKSLKAITAIMPIPGSKLTEDEVWDEYDDFIDKVLISPPQEVKGIYSPRNSFRMATRASKALQAGLNAATMNSRLSYQSDCSSASTQTSVHLSRSMILSGLHSSSIAPSTPVSLGELYSDYAESDKSVIDSAILDVPPLGASKCVQASGGDKAQTKELDRRKNAALLDLTERERLGALAQANLRSGSLMTSRWLSFGRVLFSPAQNHVRTEDQSRILVIDGLGNDDWSFYCSLTYPKATVYNLSVLPCGPTSSNPAAWDPPANHRSVHHANFENPFPFPKGFFTVAILRFPGACSEVGLKNAIFECKRVLRTGGYLEMSILDLDMVNMGSRTRKAVRNLKERMFSADSSVSLKLASDNIQRLLGKRGFQNLNRCTVVVPVAGTIMKSSDTSNSSRSTAPNSMDTPNDSLPPRSASTISESQSRIRPPSDDVNVSLGDLLSDPSPSAANDEDIAKMVAKVGRWWYTRCYETSVLPEGNLDGSIWADHRLLRECQRRGTGFKLLIAYAQKPSEVTRRTVSV